One Eurosta solidaginis isolate ZX-2024a chromosome 5, ASM4086904v1, whole genome shotgun sequence DNA segment encodes these proteins:
- the lama gene encoding putative phospholipase B-like lamina ancestor, with product MLKVVGASWQKTRIGTYILIGAGLLVIGAFFISYMDRPKYNGTYCATAIWSKQTGFHIEYWKQQNDLLNIPKGAARVCYKDSIYENGWAQIEVETQRTYPDWVQAFGAGILEGSLTWNNIYNQWKNTIESSCERDENSQNFCTWLRDLLCENYIRIKETAVQRGEHDHYWHQISLYFSQLEGLETGYIRGASRARSDLEEEIPFSDFLLLNAAADIQDLKIYFENFVANATNGTASDDREDHKVLDEGVTSMASVVVPPHTETAAEPKNFFLPSATMLAKIFQTPDSPTWRLLFGHSTAGSYSSMLRIQKRYKFHYHFSPNIRSNTVPGVDITFTGYPGILGSTDDFYIVKGRQVQSIVGGVGIKNENIDLWKTVNVTEALPLVARVMAANRIAQNRRTWAKAMSRHPFTGCKQWITVDLNKLRPQDNLYTMLAEDEKHDDAALPLNAADEAAINERHNRNKGLVWIVEQLPGRMHLKDVSERFLTGANSTWIANGVPYFDEMLQASGVTRDETSELNTHQALGDDDLTNLEAVDQFMRKHGFRGDLLGEESVAYGNIDIKLFSYNAQIGISDYHAFAGPIFIRLQHMKPRQTLTESASLESSASVDEPKVLASHLKDERLSVSIDDAAQLAELERITERRSVRNDMHAIVMRQHSSGPFKWSGVADYITDVEHQGHPDEFNFPKVTPRWAW from the exons ATGCTTAAAGTTGTCGGCGCTTCTTGGCAAAAAACACGGATAGGGACGTATATCCTTATTGGTGCCGGTTTACTTGTGATAGGAGCTTTCTTTATAAGTTATATGGATCGTCCGAAATATAATGGTACATACTGTGCGACTGCAATTTGGTCAAAGCAAACTGGATTTCACATTGAATACTGGAAACAGCAAAATGATCTTCTTAACATTCCAAAGGGTGCAGCTAGAGTCTGCTATAAGGATTCCATCTACGAGAATGG CTGGGCACAAATCGAGGTCGAAACTCAACGTACCTATCCGGACTGGGTACAGGCATTTGGTGCTGGCATCCTTGAGGGTTCGCTAACATGGAATAATATCTACAACCAATGGAAGAA CACCATAGAGTCCTCCTGCGAACGTGATGAGAACTCCCAAAACTTTTGCACATGGCTGCGTGATCTGCTCTGCGAAAACTACATACGCATAAAGGAAACGGCAGTACAACGTGGCGAACACGATCACTATTGGCATCAAATTAGCCTCTACTTCAGTCAACTGGAGGGGCTAGAGACGGGCTACATACGTGGTGCATCACGAGCCCGTTCAGATCTCGAAGAGGAAATACCATTTTCTGATTTTCTTCTATTGAATGCTGCCGCTGATATACAGGATCTCAAAATCTATTTTGAGAACTTTGTAGCGAATGCTACCAATGGAACAGCATCTGACGACCGGGAAGACCACAAAGTGCTTGATGAGGGAGTAACTTCAATGGCTTCTGTGGTCGTGCCACCACACACAGAAACTGCAGCGGAACCTAAAAATTTCTTTTTACCCAGCGCCACAATGCTCGCAAAAATCTTTCAAACTCCCGACTCACCCACTTGGAGGCTACTCTTCGGTCACAGCACAGCTGGCAGCTATTCCTCAATGTTACGCATACAAAAACGTTATAAGTTTCACTATCATTTCTCACCAAATATACGCTCGAATACAGTGCCTGGTGTGGATATAACATTTACAGGCTATCCCGGCATACTAGGTTCCACCGATGACTTTTACATCGTCAAGGGTCGCCAAGTGCAATCGATTGTTGGAGGAGTAGGCATCAAAAACGAAAATATTGATTTGTGGAAGACAGTGAATGTAACGGAAGCGTTGCCGCTGGTAGCACGTGTCATGGCCGCCAATCGTATTGCGCAGAATCGACGCACATGGGCCAAAGCAATGTCACGTCATCCCTTCACTGGCTGTAAGcagtggataacggttgatttGAATAAATTGCGTCCACAAGATAATTTATACACAATGTTGGCTGAGGATGAGAAGCATGATGATGCTGCTTTACCATTGAATGCGGCAGATGAGGCGGCGATAAATGAACGTCACAATCGCAACAAGGGTTTGGTATGGATCGTGGAACAACTGCCAGGGCGTATGCATTTGAAAGATGTTTCAGAGAGATTCCTCACAGGGGCCAATTCCACATGGATTGCCAATGGCGTACCATACTTCGATGAGATGTTGCAGGCAAGTGGTGTGACACGCGACGAAACTAGCGAGCTGAATACGCATCAAGCGCTCGGTGATGATGATCTTACAAACCTTGAGGCTGTTGATCAATTTATGCGTAAGCACGGTTTCCGTGGTGATTTACTTGGTGAAGAATCGGTTGCGTATggcaatatcgatatcaaattatTTTCATATAATGCTCAAATTGGTATAAGCGACTATCACGCATTTGCTGGACCCATCTTCATACGATTGCAACATATGAAGCCGCGTCAGACTTTGACAGAGAGTGCGTCATTGGAAAGTTCAGCGAGCGTCGATGAGCCCAAGGTTCTTGCATCACATCTAAAGGATGAAAGACTGAGTGTAAGCATTGATGATGCTGCACAACTTGCAGAGCTGGAACGTATCACGGAACGTCGTTCGGTGCGCAATGATATGCATGCGATTGTGATGCGTCAGCACTCGAGCGGCCCGTTCAAGTGGTCGGGCGTTGCTGATTATATAACGGATGTGGAGCATCAAGGACATCCTGATGAATTTAATTTTCCGAAAGTAACGCCGAGGTGGGCGTGGTGA